The DNA segment taaagcatcattgatcaaaaattttgtaccattaggtaacaaaaattgtgctttaccacatcctttaatcaagtctacaggacctgatattgtattcaccattgtttttgttggttttagttccaagaaatatcttttatctcgaagaatagtgtgcgttgtaccactatcaggtatgcaaaatTCCATGGGATTAGTTccttgtttagctttgttcatggcattttccatatttgaacttcaaaaatatgcaatgaaaaaaaaattactgacaatacatatgtaaatataacacatatcataattgtacaattaaacattatcatatgaatacaagaaaaataaattattctacatttatattccaccagtatattgttcattttcagagaaatcattaagaaaatctgcagcatcaatatttttcatttctatcccaccaacatattgatcatttccagagaaatcattcagagaATCAGCAACATCAAAAGGAGTTGAATTACTCAAACGGTTACtgcgttcagtgaagttggtctctttttctttcccctttatcgattctttatagagcttgcaaaggtgctcgggggctcgacaaatacgagaccaatatcctggagtgccgcatctgaaacaagaactttcaaatcttttcgagtgattttcattaacactcatgtgctcttgatgccttttcactgggtggttcgtgacgtccttttgagatgagttataaaaataactatctcgattgttttcgaaaccacggcctcgaccacgaccacgaccaattccacgttcacatccacgaccacgacctcgaccaaaaccttgtctttgaatttgattctggttttcaggtttaaattcatttttacttacagcatttacttttGGAAAttctgttgatccagtgggtcgtgactgatgatttctcattaatatctcattgttcttttccgccacaagaagactgTCGATAAGTTCataatatctcgcaaatccacgcactctatattgttgctgtagagttatatttgatgcgtgaaatgtggaaaatgttttttcaagcatttccgattctgtaacctcatgtccacaaaattttaattgcgagattattcgacacatcgccgaattgtaatcacttacttttttaaaaatcttggaatctcaacatattccattcatcacgggcggtcggaagtataacttcccttatatgttcaaatctttcttttaatattttccacagagccatgtgatctttttcgatgagatattcacatttcaaacctttatcaagatgtcggcgcaaaaatattataacttttgctttttcttgtgatgaagatatatcattttctttaatagtctcgcttagacccaatgactcaagatgcatttctacatcgagagtccgtgacatataatttttccccgtaatgtcgagtgcaacaaattcgagctttgccaagctTGACATGGTGGtattttgttacctttttcttctggtttggagcttggaaaaatatggaggacttttagagcttcgtgctgataacgtgttgtgaaaaagtaaaaatttatggtaaaaagtaaaaatctcaaactctcaaaattatcacacatactttataatatttttctctcaactcaattgtctcaaatatttataaatggagacctatttataggatttctttggaaaacaattcaaaaataatttcatcattacaaacatcatcacacactaattttcaacattcaacatctaattttacataattttcaacattcaacattataattttcaacacaaatatttcacattttcgacagcaattttatatttaaaaaaatggttaCATTTAACAAAAACGGGTCGGGTGAAGGCGCCCGAAGACCCGATTAACCGCTGGTCAAATAAAACTGCCCGGAGCCATCGAATTGCAGGAGGATATGAGACGCAAGCAGAAGGAAATTGCTTAGGGAGGAAGTGAAACCCTAATAGAGGGAGAGAAGAAGATGGTGTTCTACTTCAAGGCCCGCCCGGAGTCGGGGGATTACACCATTTTCATGGGTCTCGACAAGCACGAGAACGAGGAGCTCATCAAATACGGTTTCGTCGAAGATATATGGTATCTTctgtcttcttcttttttttttttttttcaatttatagtTTTTTCTCGAACGTTGAATTTAGCTGATTTCGGATGTTTTTTATGATATGATGTGATGAGTTTATGGCGTTCGACAATCTTGAGAGTAAGGGTCATTATAGGATGATCaatttgattttgatgaagAAATCCCACTGATTGGTTAATTGAACCAGTGATGTCAGTAAAATCGTATTGTATTtctttattattgttattatttgataCAACATTCCAGGTAGGGGTCTTGATCCCGACTCCTCTCCCTGCTAAAGGAGAGGCTCAGGCCATTCCACTTCAGAGGAGGTTGGGTGATGATAATTGTTAAGGGGTGTAGTTCCTTTTTCTGTGAAAGATTTTCAGAATATCCGGTTTTTGCGATAGGACCATTTTTTGTGTTTACTTGCTGGTAGGCCagcaatatatttataaatatcaattttctttgggCTTAgctcatatatcattttataaCGGAAGCAATTTTGAGTAAATATAAAATGTATGATAAAAGGATAAGGCATCCTTTAGACGAATCTTTCGAAAATATAGAGTGAACACCTGCTCATGACACAATCGAATGACAAAATTATGATGGTGTGTGGGGGTCATCAATTACTATGCCCTTGCTGATTTATAAAGTGATTGCCTGAGACCTTTGTGCCTGCTTTGGTTGCTGCACTGATAAACATTTAACACCTATTTGTGAATTATCTATTTTTGCATTCTTGACGGGGATTATATTCTGTAGGTTCCATGTGGATAAAATGTCTTCAGCCCACGTTTATTTGAGATTGCACAAGGGTCAGACTATTGATGACATTTCCGAAGGTGTATTGGAAGATTGTGCCCAACTGGTGAAGGCAAATTCTATCCAGGGCATGTTCTTctcttttgaattattttgtagCATAACATTtcatttctaaaattttcatgGTTTCTTTTTGAACTATTGAATGTTTTTTACTTAATCACATGCTTGAGGTTTATCTTGTCTGATTGATGGACCGTGCATAATTCTAGTTGGTGGCATTAACAAGCCCCttaaaatttaaactttatCTACTTTCAGGAAACAAAGTGAACAATGTTGATGTTGTTTATACTCCTTGGCAAAATCTTAAGAAAACTGCATCCATGGACGTTGGGCAGGTTGGATTCTACAACCCAAAAATGGTGAGCTCCATTATGCATTTTGTGTTCTATAAAATCACCGAAAAGGTTCTAGCTTTTGCGGCGTTCCATCATTTTCTGATTGAGCTTTGAGGTGTAAGTTCATGTATTTCTTGCTCAGGTTCGTACTGTGAGAGTGGAAAAGCGAATAAATGAAATCGTGAACAGGTTAAACAAAACAAAGGTTGAAAGAAAACCTGATTTAAAAGGTGTGTATGCGCCTTTCGTGTTTTCTGTTTGCAAGTCTTATTACCCTCGTATGTTTTCTTATCGGTTCATCTAGTCAAGTCTTTTGAGAATATGGCTTTTCTATTTCACACTTGAGCTTCAGCTGCTTTTATTCATGTTTAGCTGAAAGAGAAGCAGTTAATGCTGCTGAAAGAGCAGAAAGGAAACATCAGCTCAGAGAGAAAGTGAGTTGTCTTATTTATTATCTTTCAtaagcctaatttaattgaaTCATTGTTTGATTTTGGTTCATCATGCACGGTAAAGTGAAAAAATGATCTTTAGTCATTCCACTTCATTTTACATCTATTAAAAAAAAGGTATTCTACTGAGATTCCATGTAAGTTGTAATGGTGTGCTAAAATTCATATTGATTTGTTGATAAAGAAATATGCTGCAAGACCTTTTATGATGTTAGCACTTGATTTATGGGAAGGCTGAGGCTAAAAGATTGCAAGGTCCTAATCACGTTCATTGTATGTGTTAACATTTGTATACTTTTTATGGGTCCGTTTCCCCAAATTGTTGTGGTTGGCTTTAGTAAATGGTTATGGAGCCGGTTCAAATTGATGTATATGAGTTGTATTTATTAGCCAGACATTACTTTATCCATGAAATAATAGAACAAAATTCATTTTGTGCATTTACTTCTTGTCGatccttttcttttcacagAAACGGAAGGAAGAGTTGGAAAAGCTTGAAAAAGACAGGCAGGCTGATTTGAGGAGCTACAAAAATTTGATGGTAGCCGAGAAGATGACGTCTAACAAGGAAATAGCATCAACCAACAAATCGTTGCAAGAACTGGAAGAAGACTTCATGTGAATGCTAAAAGCTTCTAAGTTGTCTTCAAATTCATCTCCTTGTCCAGAATGAGAAAATTGTGCCAAGGTAATGGAGGTTGATAAGAAAATTGAAAGGATAAGCAATCTGAAGAGGTTGGTGgtgattttttttagtaattttatGTCGTGTCGaaacaaaaatttgaattttagttAACTCAGAAATTtgggttttcaactgtcgaactgtatttaataaaatagcaagTAATTGCTGTTAAAGAAAAAGGTGTATCTATTCTGTTGTGTGATTAAAAGCATTGTTTCAAGTTTTTATGTCACTTTGTTTCAGATAATTTGGTTTTCAGGAACTTTTATTGCAACTTGTCGCACACCCCACTTGGTCTTGATGTTGAGCGTTCATGTTAGGTAGAACTTACTAGAATGGACCATACTAATATATATGTGTGAGTTGTTGATTcttagtttaaattttatttgtatttttctctATAATTTCTTCTCCAAATACATGTATATGTCCCTTTCCCGGTATAATTGAACCTAGTGAACGTATCTTTGTTATAGATGAAGGGCCGTTTAATGATGGATTTGCACATGTTGCGCCAACTTTCCGGGAAAAAATAATGCATAAATTTGGCTGCAAGAAAGTGGCAGAAAGTGTGTTTTCAATCATGGTATAGATATAGATGGTGCTCTTATGATTCCAAagcaatgtgtgtgtgtgtgtgtgtgtgtgtgtgtgtgtgttagaaATCGAAATATTTTCTGAACTTTTGAAAAAAATGCTACTCTctcattgttatttatttttttaaaacttatttatACTATATTTTCTTACAACATTATcattgtttttaatttaatttgttcaCTGTTATGTGctatcagtttttttttttgttattttgtccATCGCATTACGGAGTTGATTTGTTATGTGTTATCAGTTTGATCACTGTTTAGTTCTGGTCTTCAGTTCAATTATTGGTTGGTTTGTCAAACTTCGAAACTCATAATTTACAAACAACCAAGTATTTCAACAAATGATTTataaagaaatttaaaataaaaaatagtttgAAATTCGACAGTAAACCAATATGTTGTCCTTGTTTGAGGCTTGTAACTTTATTAAGGCAGATAATTAAATGAGTTTTTTCAAACTCtgaaaaaatgagttttagttTTCCTTTCCAACGATTATTTGTCAAGTGCGAGATAAGCTAGCTAGCCAGAAACTCATCTGTTAGGCAAATAGACTTATCCttgaaacaaaaattaattcgGATGGATCACTGAATTTATATAAGTGAACCATTATTGACAATCATGACTTGCCCATGTGACATACCTTTTCCTCTCTATAAAAGCAAAATCAACCCTCCTAGCAAATATGAATATCCTTTTCATGCACAGCCACCTCTATTCTTCTTCTCCTTCAACAGCAACTATGTCCTTAAACAACGGGAAAACTACACGCAGCAAAAGCATGCATTTGGGACGAAATGGCATGCAAAGAGAGTACGATTCACATCCCAAATGGCTAATATTCTGGCGAAGAATCACAAAACTAAAGAATCCAACTTCAGACTCCTGTACTGTGCAAAAAACATATGATCACCAAAGTTATATGCAGAATTTCGATGAAGGGCTCGATAGGGCTGAGCCAGACAATCTGTATCGGTCTTTCTCTGCCAGATATGCTGATCCTACAAGACGACCAGGGTAGAAGAAGCTTTTGTTAGCGAAGAATGAAATTTGGCAGGACTTTCACTTCTTTCGGTTGATAAACTTGCCTGCTTTTCATTCATGTACACACAACTACTTTCCCAGCTCTTTCCCAACAATCGGGATGATTCCTTTGGCTTCTTACATTGTTAGACTTGTGCATGAGTAGATAAAAGTCCCTCGcgttttaatgaaatttttttttatgtaattttcttGAATAATAATATACTCCAAATACATTAAATCAATCCCTTGAGCATTTCCGTTCAGTCTGAGCAGTCTCACAGTAGCTTGCTCTGTAGTCCAACTACAAGTGTATTGTATTGTCCACATTCAATATTTTGATATCAGAATTTATGCTTAGTTTTCTTGATACAATGCGTTGGGGTGTAAAATGATAAGCCATTTAAAGTGTATCTGCAGGGCCAAACCAATAAGAGATGGTAGGTCATCCTCTGTTGAACCAGACATCCAAAACAAGCCCTGTGAGTTCTATACTTGCAACCCACTACTAACTTTCAAGAAATGCAAACCAGAGGACAGCGAGCAGTTCGACTCGGTCTTCATAGGCCGATCAAGTTTGGAGGTATATGCAGACACCGATATGTCATAGCAGGACCAAAGAAATCAAACGAGGAAGGCAAGATGGTGCAACCCGACAATAAAATTGTAAGGCAATCACAATAGGTGAAAAGAATTGGCAGTCTCGATGAAGAAACAAACTTCactttaatgcataattttcctaaaacatatataaaattaacCTTTCAACTTGAGTTTATCTTCTCTACCTGCGAAGATGCTAGCACACACTTCATATAAACACATGTTTTTTCACGCTGAATACAAACATAATGAAGAGATAATAATAAAGTAAATTTTTATTgccaaaattatttaaatttttgtgaCATGTTCTACTCAAATATCACTGATGTATTCCTTAAATTAGTTACCAATTGGGTTTACTCCGAAT comes from the Primulina huaijiensis isolate GDHJ02 chromosome 8, ASM1229523v2, whole genome shotgun sequence genome and includes:
- the LOC140983591 gene encoding uncharacterized protein encodes the protein MVFYFKARPESGDYTIFMGLDKHENEELIKYGFVEDIWFHVDKMSSAHVYLRLHKGQTIDDISEGVLEDCAQLVKANSIQGNKVNNVDVVYTPWQNLKKTASMDVGQVGFYNPKMVRTVRVEKRINEIVNRLNKTKVERKPDLKAEREAVNAAERAERKHQLREKKRKEELEKLEKDRQADLRSYKNLMVAEKMTSNKEIASTNKSLQELEEDFM